Proteins from one Malaya genurostris strain Urasoe2022 chromosome 2, Malgen_1.1, whole genome shotgun sequence genomic window:
- the LOC131427070 gene encoding arginine/serine-rich coiled-coil protein 2-like isoform X2, with amino-acid sequence MTSIIEGTTFGGPKYLSIAIWFVSLQKQRARSSSSSSGSDSSSSSSSSSSSSGSDSSSGSDSSSTSSSSSVKSSKDKQSKKKPKESTSNSARNSTSTQKSISKVSSSSKHSSGKATKLASSPTSDRRSSPSKKRNTNDESPARSSRSSVERKKSNTEREKRRERSNSRDRHDDSKRHSDKGKDRRDRDWRDKGHSSGKRDQEDYRDRDRREKYSNRSSGGYKDDRRDKRDKYDRYERRERDSSRDRKDNKRDYDKERRSRRSSSRDRKRKSSVERSKRRSHSRSKSPAKTSFSPTKITPLLNTVPSTSVTGITPGVKPAASAAAAFIPPLMGINVAPVDLPPRPNVAGGLPIDAANALSRSSLIRSNVKAAQLDKMGIDVLQQSKKAVESVPLPSYYNPGVVNPVRYADQVQKRKLLWSHKTSESKDVSTNISKWEQAKFSQDKDGKVASKFLRLMGVKDGQKMPGDSSSKPGTSSGDSIKKQEELFSTMEQQYEVARQVTHTMRGVGLGFSSQPRTF; translated from the exons ATGACTTCCATAATTGAAGGCACTACGTTTGGCGGGCCGAAATATTTATCTATCGCCATATGGTTTGTATCATTGCAGAAACAACGTGCTCGATCGTCATCTTCATCGTCCGGTAGCGACTCATCATCTTCGTCTTCTTCCTCGTCATCCTCTTCCGGAAGCGACTCAAGCAGCGGCAGTGACAGCAGTAGcaccagtagcagtagcagtgtcAAAAGCTCCAAGGACAAACAATCGAAAAAGAAACCGAAGGAATCGACCAGCAACAGTGCGCGCAACAGCACATCAACGCAAAAATCGATCTCCAAGGTATCCTCCTCTTCGAAACACAGCAGTGGAAAGGCAACAAAGCTGGCTTCCTCTCCGACATCTGATCGACGTTCTTCGCCAAGCAAGAAGCGAAACACAAATGATGAG agccCTGCTCGATCAAGCCGCAGCAGCGTAGAACGCAAGAAGAGTAACACCGAACGGGAAAAACGGCGCGAACGTAGCAATTCTCGTGATCGCCATGACGACAGCAAGCGTCACAGTGACAAAGGAAAAGATCGTCGGGACCGTGACtggcgtgacaagggtcattcctCAGGAAAACGCGACCAGGAGGACTATCGCGATCGGGATCGACGAGAGAAGTACTCTAACCGCAGCAGTGGTGGCTATAAAGACGATCGACGAGATAAACGTGACAAATATGATCGCTACGAAAGACGGGAACGTGACTCCAGCCGAGACAGAAAGGACAATAAACGGGACTACGACAAAGAACGTCGCAGTCGGCGGTCCTCGTCACGGGacagaaaacgaaaatcgaGTGTGGAACGAAGCAAGAGAAGATCGCACTCCCGCAGCAAATCTCCCGCCAAAACAAGTTTCTCCCCGACTAAAATAACGCCACTTTTGAATACGGTGCCGTCAACGTCTGTCACTGGAATCACTCCCGGTGTGAAACCAGCTGCCTCTGCTGCAGCAGCATTTATCCCTCCGTTGATGGGTATAAATGTCGCGCCGGTCGATTTACCACCGAGACCAAATGTTGCCGGTGGTCTACCGATCGATGCCGCAAATGCCCTGTCCCGAAGTTCGCTGATTCGAAGCAATGTGAAGGCAGCGCAGTTGGATAAAATGGGCATAGATGTCCTACAGCAAAGCAAGAAAGCGGTCGAGTCAGTTCCGTTGCCATCGTACTATAATCCAGGCGTTGTAAATCCCGTTCGGTATGCCGATcaagtacaaaagagaaaacTGCTGTGGAGCCATAAAACATCTGAGAGCAAGGATGTATCGACCAACATCAGCAAATGGGAGCAGGCCAAATTCTCACAGGATAAGGATGGCAAAGTGGCATCCAAGTTTTTGCGCTTAATGGGTGTGAAGGATGGTCAAAAGATGCCAGGTGATTCCAGTTCAAAACCAGGCACCAGCTCGGGAGACAGTATTAAAAAACAAGAAGAGCTTTTTTCGACCATGGAACAACAGTACGAAGTGGCACGGCAAGTTACACACACGATGCGTGGTGTCGGACTTGGTTTCAGCTCACAACCGCGTACTTTTTGA